Proteins encoded in a region of the Panthera tigris isolate Pti1 chromosome B2, P.tigris_Pti1_mat1.1, whole genome shotgun sequence genome:
- the LOC102970014 gene encoding nephrocan-like isoform X1, translated as MHLLYAFLALLSLTSGFHPNCPGRCSCDSVHSVQCYRLTEVPSGLPSTTKKLYISHSKIQHLQLSSFTRMLALEDFILLASGTESVENDTFKTLSTLKTLELWKNKLRRVPRVLPASLEVLKLNENSINVLHGSDFEGLKKLKILELKNNLISSLSPSTLSSLISLQSLMLDGNIIESVAGPLVLPHLKSMSLENNKLHLIPASFFASLQALQFLSVSGNFLTKIPINLPKSLLSLKMERNQLKVVRFRDMRHLENLSHLYLSENSLSSIDGAQILANLTTLELSQNQVQTLPLKLPARLQKLDISNNLIQRVTAQDFQDLRDLKHLFLDNNIVSLFEAGALQMCSQLSNLALEQNLLLSIPLRLPGTLARLDLKGNAIQDITERDLKDLKQLQVLNLRNNKISALDLKALEGLPRLRHLYLDGNPWNCTCSLIRAREILKAKGTDVKGGQCAAPAERQGESWMSSKKIMRQCEHQLHLTEKNKETKKKSKPEEHSSIRINMDDDYYDYEID; from the exons ATGCATCTGCTTTATGCCTTCCTTGCTTTGCTCTCTCTTACCTCTGGTTTCCATCCTAACTGTCCTGGGAGATGTAGCTGCGATTCAGTGCACTCGGTACAATGCTACAGGCTAACGGAGGTACCGTCAGGCCTTCCTTCCACCACCAAGAAGCTCTACATTAGCCACAGCAAAATTCAGCACCTCCAG ctgtcTAGCTTCACCCGAATGTTGGCTCTAGAAGATTTTATTCTGCTGGCCAGTGGAACAGAGTCAGTAGAAAATGACACTTTCAAAACTCTGAGTACCTTGAAGACCTTGGAACTCTGGAAAAATAAGTTAAGACGAGTCCCCAGGGTTCTGCCAGCCAGTCTTGAAGTGTTAAAACTAAATGAGAATTCAATAAATGTCCTACACGGATCTGATTTTGAAggactgaagaaattaaaaatccttgaacttaaaaacaatctgatctcttctctctctcccagcacACTCTCTTCTTTGATCAGTTTGCAGAGTTTGATGTTGGATGGCAACATTATCGAATCTGTAGCTGGACCACTGGTACTTCCCCACCTGAAAAGTATGAGCCTGGAGAATAATAAACTGCATCTTATACCAGCTAgcttctttgcttctcttcagGCTTTGCAATTTCTCAGTGTCAGTGGTAATTTTCTGACTAAAATTCCTATTAATCTGCCCAAATCCCTGCTCtctttaaaaatggagagaaaccAGCTCAAAGTGGTAAGGTTTCGAGACATGAGACACTTGGAGAATCTTTCCCACCTTTATCTGTCAGAAAACTCACTCTCCTCCATTGATGGGGCACAGATCCTTGCCAATTTAACTACTCTTGAGTTGTCCCAAAACCAGGTTCAAACGTTGCCCCTTAAACTACCAGCAAGGCTACAAAAACTAGATATTAGCAATAATCTGATTCAGAGAGTTACAGCCCAAGACTTCCAGGACCTCCGAGACCTGAAACACTTGTTTCTGGACAACAACATTGTCAGCTTGTTCGAAGCTGGAGCCCTGCAGATGTGTTCCCAGCTCTCCAACCTGGCCCTGGAACAGAACCTGCTGTTGTCTATACCTCTAAG GCTTCCAGGGACCTTAGCCAGGCTGGACCTCAAAGGCAATGCCATCCAGGATATTACTGAGAGGGACctcaaggatctgaagcagcttcaGGTTCTAAACCTTAGGAATAACAAGATTTCTGCCTTAGACCTCAAAGCCTTGGAGGGGTTGCCTCGCCTCAGACATCTGTATCTGGATGGAAATCCGTGGAATTGTACCTGTAGTCTCATAAGAGCGAGGGAGATCCTGAAGGCCAAGGGCACAGATGTGAAGGGGGGACAATGTGCTGCACCAGCAGAACGACAAGGGGAAAGCTGGATGTCCTCCAAGAAGATCATGAGACAATGTGAGCATCAACTACATCtaactgagaaaaacaaagaaaccaaaaagaaatcaaaaccagaaGAGCACTCCAGCATCAGAATCAACATGGATGatgattattatgattatgaAATAGATTAA
- the LOC102970014 gene encoding nephrocan-like isoform X2, which produces MLALEDFILLASGTESVENDTFKTLSTLKTLELWKNKLRRVPRVLPASLEVLKLNENSINVLHGSDFEGLKKLKILELKNNLISSLSPSTLSSLISLQSLMLDGNIIESVAGPLVLPHLKSMSLENNKLHLIPASFFASLQALQFLSVSGNFLTKIPINLPKSLLSLKMERNQLKVVRFRDMRHLENLSHLYLSENSLSSIDGAQILANLTTLELSQNQVQTLPLKLPARLQKLDISNNLIQRVTAQDFQDLRDLKHLFLDNNIVSLFEAGALQMCSQLSNLALEQNLLLSIPLRLPGTLARLDLKGNAIQDITERDLKDLKQLQVLNLRNNKISALDLKALEGLPRLRHLYLDGNPWNCTCSLIRAREILKAKGTDVKGGQCAAPAERQGESWMSSKKIMRQCEHQLHLTEKNKETKKKSKPEEHSSIRINMDDDYYDYEID; this is translated from the exons ATGTTGGCTCTAGAAGATTTTATTCTGCTGGCCAGTGGAACAGAGTCAGTAGAAAATGACACTTTCAAAACTCTGAGTACCTTGAAGACCTTGGAACTCTGGAAAAATAAGTTAAGACGAGTCCCCAGGGTTCTGCCAGCCAGTCTTGAAGTGTTAAAACTAAATGAGAATTCAATAAATGTCCTACACGGATCTGATTTTGAAggactgaagaaattaaaaatccttgaacttaaaaacaatctgatctcttctctctctcccagcacACTCTCTTCTTTGATCAGTTTGCAGAGTTTGATGTTGGATGGCAACATTATCGAATCTGTAGCTGGACCACTGGTACTTCCCCACCTGAAAAGTATGAGCCTGGAGAATAATAAACTGCATCTTATACCAGCTAgcttctttgcttctcttcagGCTTTGCAATTTCTCAGTGTCAGTGGTAATTTTCTGACTAAAATTCCTATTAATCTGCCCAAATCCCTGCTCtctttaaaaatggagagaaaccAGCTCAAAGTGGTAAGGTTTCGAGACATGAGACACTTGGAGAATCTTTCCCACCTTTATCTGTCAGAAAACTCACTCTCCTCCATTGATGGGGCACAGATCCTTGCCAATTTAACTACTCTTGAGTTGTCCCAAAACCAGGTTCAAACGTTGCCCCTTAAACTACCAGCAAGGCTACAAAAACTAGATATTAGCAATAATCTGATTCAGAGAGTTACAGCCCAAGACTTCCAGGACCTCCGAGACCTGAAACACTTGTTTCTGGACAACAACATTGTCAGCTTGTTCGAAGCTGGAGCCCTGCAGATGTGTTCCCAGCTCTCCAACCTGGCCCTGGAACAGAACCTGCTGTTGTCTATACCTCTAAG GCTTCCAGGGACCTTAGCCAGGCTGGACCTCAAAGGCAATGCCATCCAGGATATTACTGAGAGGGACctcaaggatctgaagcagcttcaGGTTCTAAACCTTAGGAATAACAAGATTTCTGCCTTAGACCTCAAAGCCTTGGAGGGGTTGCCTCGCCTCAGACATCTGTATCTGGATGGAAATCCGTGGAATTGTACCTGTAGTCTCATAAGAGCGAGGGAGATCCTGAAGGCCAAGGGCACAGATGTGAAGGGGGGACAATGTGCTGCACCAGCAGAACGACAAGGGGAAAGCTGGATGTCCTCCAAGAAGATCATGAGACAATGTGAGCATCAACTACATCtaactgagaaaaacaaagaaaccaaaaagaaatcaaaaccagaaGAGCACTCCAGCATCAGAATCAACATGGATGatgattattatgattatgaAATAGATTAA